The following proteins are co-located in the Anser cygnoides isolate HZ-2024a breed goose chromosome 2, Taihu_goose_T2T_genome, whole genome shotgun sequence genome:
- the LOC106030552 gene encoding carbonic anhydrase 3-like, producing MINPNYYPWGYDSDNGPEQWHKNYPIAKGRHQSPIEINNKEVHYDRSLLPWFASYDPGAAKTILNNGKTCRIVFDDSFDRSVLRGGPLPGVYRLRQLHFHWGSSDDHGSEHVVNGVRYAGELHLLHWNPKYSNYLDAVRRTDGIAVLAIFLQVGKTPKPEMKRILEEINAIKTKGKEAPFPNFDPSILFPKSRDYWTYHGSFTTPPCEECITWIILREPIIVSSDQMAKLRSLSKNAENEPDLPLVDNWRPTQPRYFRMVSASFL from the exons ATGATCAACCCCAACTACTACCCCTGGGGCTACGACAGCGACAACG GACCAGAGCAGTGGCACAAAAATTACCCTATTGCCAAAGGACGCCATCAGTCACCTATTGAAATCAATAACAAAGAAGTGCATTATGATCGCTCCCTCCTGCCGTGGTTCGCTAGTTACGACCCCGGTGCAGCGAAGACCATCCTCAATAATGGGAAGACGTGCAGAATTGTATTTGATGATTCTTTCGATAGATCAG TGTTGAGAGGTGGGCCACTTCCAGGAGTCTACAGGCTGCGTCAACTTCACTTTCATTGGGGTTCATCTGATGACCATGGCTCTGAGCATGTTGTGAATGGAGTGAGATATGCAGGAGAG CTACATTTGTTACACTGGAATCCAAAATACAGTAATTACCTTGATGCTGTGAGAAGAACAGATGGTATAGCTGTTTTGGCCATTTTTTTGCAA GTAGGGAAAACTCCTAAACCAGAGATGAAGAGAAttcttgaagaaataaatgccATCAAAACAAAG gggAAAGAAGCTCCTTTTCCAAACTTCGATCCTTCAATTCTTTTCCCTAAATCTCGTGACTACTGGACATACCATGGTTCTTTCACTACTCCACCTTGTGAAGAGTGCATCACTTGGATTATTCTTAGAGAGCCTATCATAGTCAGCTCAGACCAG ATGGCAAAGCTCCGTAGCTTATCCAAGAATGCTGAGAATGAACCTGATCTCCCCCTGGTCGATAACTGGCGCCCAACTCAGCCTCGGTATTTCAGGATGGTGAGCGCATCATTCCTTTAG